ATGACGCCCATTAGCATGATGGCCATCCCAATGGGCCAGGAGAGTGAATATCCAATTCCAAAACCCGCGACTACTACGAGGCCGTAGACGGTGGCAAGGGTCTTATTCTTGAAGTTTCTCTTGGTAAAGAGAATGTGAGCCAGAGGCGGGATTATTGAGAGGGCCAACAACAGAGATGCTGCAATAGCAAATGTCTTGGTGAACGCCACGGGCTTGAAAAGCTTCCCTTCAGGTCCCGTTAGAGTGAACACAGGAAGAAACGCTATGATCGTAGTGGCCGCCGACGTCATCACCGCTCCACCGACTTCGGTTGCAGCCTCATGGACTATTTGAAATCGGCTTTTTCCCTGTGGCTCATGCTCTATGTGCCTCAGAATATTCTCGCAGAGAATGATGCCCATATCGACCATTACGCCGATGGCAATGGCTATACCGGAAAGGGCCATAATATTGGCATCAACCCCGAACGTCTTCATGGTCATGAACGTCATTAGCACTGCCAAAGGCAGAATCAGCGAAATGAGGCCAGAACTCACCAAATGGTTGACCATCACCACGACGACGATAATGGCCACTAGGATTTCGTCGGTAAGAGCATTTTTCAGTGTGCCCAGGGTCTCATGGATCAGTTGAGTGCGATCGTAAAATGGGACAATTTTGACCTGAGAAACGCTTCCGTCCGGCAATGTTTTTTTAGGCAGGAAAGGAGCGACCTCTTCGATTTTTGCTTTGACATTCTTAATTACCTGAAGCGGGTTTTCGGCAAAACGAACTACTACGACCCCACCTACTGCTTCTGCCCCCGCCTTATTGAGAGCACCCTGTCTGAAAGCAGGGCCTAAAGAGACCTTGCCCACATCCTTCACATAGAGAGGAACATTGTTAGTTACCTTCACGACTGCGGTCTCGAGGTCCCCGATCGAACGGATAAATCCTAAACCACGAATCATGTAGTCCACGTTGTTCAGTTCTATGGTGCGCGCACCAACGTCCAGGTTTGATTTCTGCACTGCTCTGTACACATCCTGGAGCATAACACCGTGGGCCCTCATCGCGTTCGGATTGACATCTATCTGGTATTCTTTCACATATCCACCCACGGACGCGACTTCGCTCACGCCTCTGGCAGACTGCAAGTAGTAGCGCACGTACCAATCCTCTATGGTGCGAAGCTCCTCTCGGCTGAATCCCTTGCCTTCGACCGTGTACCAAAATACCTGCCCTACGGCTGTAGCATCCGGGCCGAGCGCAGGCTGGACCCCTACGGGCAAAACGCCGGGCTGGAGGGAGTTGAGCCGCTCCAATATTCGGGTGCGTGACCAGTAGAACTCGATGTTCTCCTCGAACACCACATATATGGTAGAGAACCCGAAGTACGAATAGCTTCTGATTGATTTGACCCCAGGGATTCCCAACAACTGCACGGTCAGAGGATAGGTAATCTGATCCTCAACGTCTCTTGGTGACCGACCGGTCCAATTGGTGAAGACAATCTGCTGATTCTCACCTATGTCCGGGATCGCGTCCACAGGTACAGGATTTCTTGGGACCAGGGGGAGCTCCCAGTCAAACGGAGCTACCGCTAGGCCAACGAACAGGAGTGTTATAAGGCCCACAAATACAAGAAGCTTTTGTGTCATCCAAAAGCGCATCATTCTCGAGAAGAATGTGTGCGTTGCAACTTCGGTTTCACTATTCTGTGTTGACATCACTGTCCCTCCTTCCCATGGGCGGAATGGGGATCTGCCTCAGGAGCCTTCTCAACGGGAGCCTTCGGCTCCTTCTCAGGTGTTCCATGGCCCGCGTGATCTTCTTGGGGTTCAGGTTCCTCAGAAATTGCCTCTCTCGCGGATGGAGTGGCTTTCTCAGGCTCAGCGGGACTCATCATGCTGGGCTGGCCGGAAATCTGAACAGAACTGTCGATCTCGAAATTCCCATTGACAACAACGCGTTCCCCTTCCTTCAGGCCGTCGGAAATCACATATTTATTTCCCGCCCTGGGCCCCAAAACTACATCCCTCTGTTCGTACGTCGGCTGATCCTGATTCGGTACTTCCACGTACACCAGGGATCGCCTTCCGGTAAAAAGTACCGCTGTCTCAGGAACCACAAGAGGAAGATGCGGATTCTCGACACCGGAATATCCGTATGCTGTAGCAGGCTGTAAAGGTTGTTTGGTTTTGGGGCAAGTTCCTGGAACGTCGCTGACTTCTTTGGGATCAAATGGGCAGATATATTTTCCAACCCATTCCGGTTTTATTACCCTGCCCTGGTCGTCTATTTCCGCTTCCAGCTCGGCATTGACGAACATATGCGGTTTCAACTCATAGTCCGGGTTTTCTGCATCAACCCTTACCTTGACCGTACGAGTCTCCATTTCTAGCACAGGCTCTATGAATATGACTTTGCCCTTGAAAGTCTTTCCAGGAAACGATGGTGTCGTAAAGGTGACCTCTTGTCCGTACCTTATCCATGGGAGGTCCGGCTCATAAGCATCCAGCTTCACCCACACATGGGACAGGTCATTGATGACGAACATGTCCTGACCTTCCTTCACGAATTGGCCAAGAACCGCCATCTTCTTCATTACGATGCCGCTGATGGGAGCTCTAAGGGTTACGTACAGCTCGGACTTCATGCTCTCTCGAATCCGCTTCACCTGCTCGTCAGTCATCCCGTATTGCTTGAGCTTCTCTTCTGCCCCGCGGATAACGCCTTCAACATCTCTGCTCCTGATGCTCTCGAACAATTCCACCTGGCTCTTGATCAGCGTCGGGCTCCATATTGTCACCATGGGATCGCCTTTGTTTACTTTTACCCCGGTAAAATCTATAAATACCTCGTCAAGCCGCCCGTCGATCCGTGCGGTCAGAGTTGCGACTCTCGTCTCAGCGTCGATGACCATCCCCACCATTCTCAACTTCTTTACGGCCTTCTCTCTCTTCACTTCCGTGGTCTGCACTTGCGCCAGCATCTTGGCTTCTTCGGACATGGCGTAGCGGACGGGGCCTCCGCCCGTGGATTCTACCCTCGCGGGCAAACCATGGGCATGTCCCCCGGAAGCAGGACTCTGTGTCTGCTGTCCCGTCTGACTGGATTTAGTCTGAGATTCAGTCGGCGCCTGCTCGTGTCCTGAGCCCTTGATCAAGTAGATCGCCAATGCGACAACGACGATCAGCGAACCCAATAAGACTCTCTTCAAAGTCTTCTTTGAAATGGACACTGTGTCATTCATGTTTTCCCCCATTGAACAGCGTTTCTTCTCTTTGGACACGTCGTGGCGAATATGCCGGCACCACTTACTCGCGAGAGTCAGTTTTCACCATTTGGTCTTAGTTACCACCGAGGAGATGAGCCCGGCTACGTGCCAAGATAATCTTCTGTACTGGAGGAATCAAGAAAGGAAAGAGCAGGTCTGTAAAAGAAGTGACACAGGTTTCTCCGGACGAGAAACGGATGTAAGCGGATTTGACCACGCAAATCTCAGAAACCGGCCGGTATTGTCAACCGCTATAGGCAGGGTCAAAACCTGGTGTTGTGTCAGAAGCGTCTCAGGTTCAGCCAGTTTCGCTGGAGTAGGGCCCTGAGCGCATCCAAAAGACGGACACCCATTGTCATGGTTTGCCACACTTTTTTGATTGCAGGAGGAACCGTGCCGATCGGTTTGACAATCATCACAGGAACACTTCATCATGTCCGGAATATCAACTGGGCAACAGCATATCGCGGACAGTCCGAAAGCTGTATTTGCCCAGAAGAATAATAGCATGATTATACCTGTAACTGGACGATTCATCCTGTAATCTCCATTTTTCCTATAATCATGGTGTTCCTTTGAAAAGTCAAGGTCTGCTCGATTCTTTATAGTAGAACTCAAAAACAACTGAGAAAAAACCGATTTCAACCCCAATCAGGCCGATTACAGTCGCAAACTGCAATTACGTGTCTGCTGAAAGACCAAGTTTCTCGAACGCCGGTTCAGGGCTTTATTCGTTGTTCACTCCGCTGCCTGACTCCATGCTACCTTGCCAAGTTGACCCTGGGGCCTATCGTATGTATATCAATAAGAAACCGTGATCAGAATGACGTGAAATCATGCCAAATCCTTTCTGAGAGCTTTGCAGGGAGTAAAAGTGAGAATCGGGCATAAGACAGTCCCAGGTAAACATAGATCGACCAATGAGGATAATCTGTTTGTGGACAGCAATGTGGGATTATTCATAGTTGCTGATGGCATGGGCGGCCACAACGCCGGGGAAGTGGCCAGCAGAATAGCCGTGGACGTGACTGTAAAGTCAGTTCTTGAAGGACTCAGCGCCGGAAAGGAAGCGGAGCAAACCGTTCGGGATGCTTTTTCAAACGCCAACAGATCAATCTACGACAAATCCCTAAATAACCCTGCGTGGGAAGAAATGGGGACCACTCTCTTGGTGGCCCTCATAAATGCTTACGAGGTGATAATCGGTCATATCGGCGACACTCGAGCCTATTTGATAAGAAACGGCAGGATAGAGCAACTCACAGACGATCATACATTCGTGTCCGAGTGGCTGAAAGAAGGGCTCATAACTAAGGAAGAGGCTCGATCGCACCATGCTCGCCACGGATTGACCGAAGCGGTAGGTATAACTGATGAGGTGGAGCCGGAGGTTGCGGTTTGGCCGTGGGATGGCAATACGTGCCTGCTTCTATGCTCCGACGGCCTGACAGACGTGCTCGAAGACAAAGAAATCCTTGCGATTGTGGAGACTTCTTCAGAACCTCAACCAGCCTGTGACTCATTAGTGAGTGCCGCCCAGCTAGGACGGGGGCAGGATGATATTACCGTCATACTCATCTGTAATTAAAGGAGGAGAGTCTCCTTTATCCGCGAGAAGAAATTGTCCGAACGGCAAGACATTTCAACTACCTGCCGCTTTCATCGATATTTTTCGCACAACGAAATCCCACGTCTTCGAAAGCCATGGACGGGTCCTGAGCAATGCCTGGAATCGGGGTCGATCCAGCCAGCATGGTGCCCCTCATCCCGCCCAGCACCACGAATTGAGGCTTTGCGTTGGGCGCCACCCCAAGTCTCACACCCCATTCACTTACGTTTCTCATCAGGCCTCTGATCCCGTCCACATTCGGTTCAAAGCTGAGCACAGGGTAGGGAATGGTCGAAGCGCCCTGGTTCTCAGACGAATCCGGCAGTCCTTCGTTCTTTGGCGAAATCGATCGACTCCGCTCTGGAGAAGCATCGCCTGAGCTGGTTTCCTCTTTGAATGCTCCTGCCCAGGCTTCCATTTCCTTTTCGAGATTGTCAGTATCGCGGGCTGGGTCAGCACTGGTTTGAGTAGGCTTCTTCAATGCATCTTCCGGCCGACTCGCTGCACGAAGCCATTCTGTTTCCGTTGGAAGTCGCTCACCATAAAATGTGGCATAGGCAGCGGCTCCAAAACCTGTAACTTTCACAACCGGATGCGAAGCTCCACCTTCATCTTGCAATAAGAATCTGCCGTTTCTGTACACGATCGGCTCGTACCCACTGTAGACAGGCCCCAGAACTAGCCATGGCTGCCCATCGACACGAACGATACCGTCCTTGACCTCGACCTTTGAAAGCACCTGGTTCAGAAATTCCACGTACTTGAAGTTGGTAACCTCCGTCTCGTCTATATAGAATGGAGGAACTTCAACAACTTTGCCTCCCTCGGCTCCAACATAACTCGGCAGCTTGACCTGGCCTGCCGGGACCAGGTGCATAATAGTGCCGTCCTTGGCTGTTAGGGTGGGGACTGCGGGCTCATATTCTGGAATTGCGCGTTCGGACGTCTTTTCCGATTCTGTGGGTTGTGTGACTTCTGGCGTCGAAACATGCGAAGGCATGGAGACTTCATGGGTCATTATAAAATGGTGGTATATATTCGACACGGCCACAATGATGAATAACACGACAATGATGGCAATTATCTGCTTGCGGTGCAGACCCCTGAATAATGGGCGCTCCGAAGCCTCCGTTTTCTCCAGAAGCCTTTCCAGAGACTCTCGTAACGCGCTAACAGAAGGAATTCTCTTTTCCTTATCCTCTGCTGTGGCCTGTTGTATGATGGGGTCCAATTCTTTCAAGAAAGGGGTGGAGGGATTTGCAAGGCACACACCCTTCAGGGGACACGCTGTTTTGCTGTCCACCATCTTCCCCTGAACCGCTTCATAGAGCATCTTGCCTAATGCGTACACATCGGCCCGACCGTCAGTCTCCGCGAGATCCATAAATTGCTCTGGTGCCATATAGGTAATAGTGCCCTCGACGTGGTGGCTTTTGGTGAGCTGCGACCACGCAGGACCCCCTGCAATTCCAAAGTCGATAATCTTTGGGGTCTGGCCATCCAGGAGAACATTTTCGGGCTTCATGTCCCGATGCACGATGCCAAGAGCATGGACTGTCTCCAGCCCATCAAATATGGGGAGAAAGTACGTTCGAATCCATTGCCGGAGATCTCGTTCATCTCTATACCCTTCAAAGGGCATTGTATGGCGGAGTGTGCGGCCGCCAGGCACGTATTCCATTACGACGTATTGGACTGTGATTTCTTCCCCATTCTTGCTTATCACCGCCGCATCCTGGTCATACACTTGAGCAACGTATGGATGCCGTATCTGGGCCATAGCCAGAGCTTCTCGATGGAACCGCTGAATTTCGGTGTTCACTTCCTCCGGATCGTCTCCGAACTCGGCCAGATACTCGACTGAGACTATTTTTACCACCACTTCTCGATTCAAATTGGTCTGTCTGGCTCTATAGACTTCTCCCTTTCCTCCCGTAGCAATGTGCTGCAGGATCTCCCATTTCTCATTAAGAACCGTCCCTACTTTCAGGAGCGGCTTTTTGGTTCTGGAACTGGTTGTAGCGCTCACCGACTCCTTCGTTCCGGAAGTGGTTCTCGTTGTCGTGGAATTCATATCAAATTCCTTCAACCAATGCTCATACGTCCAACCAATTTAGACAACAATGAAGTGGACTGAGCGACGAGAAACCACCAGCAAAATGATGGTTCCTCTCGCTCAATTTAATTCTTCGATTTCACGTTTGTTCTTGTCGCAGCCAGATTAGCGCATCGGTGACCCGGTACCGTGATGCACAGGGATTCTTTTGGTCCTTCCCGGAAAACCGGAAACTACTGCGGAGGTTTCCAACTCAAATGCCCTGAGCTTGGATAGATCCTGCCGTTCTTTCACTTGCTGAGCGTTCCACTCACTGCGTAATACGTCCCGGTTGGCATCTCTGGCCATAACGGATGGTACAGCGATAATTGAGACAAGAAAAGCCACTAGCAAGGTTACTTTTTTCATGACTTTTTCTCCTCAGCGTCCCGCGACGCTCTGTGGGAAGGATTCCAAGTTTATTACGCGGCCGCTCTTCAACCTCTTTGACCTTCTCCGGCTGCACGTGCCGAACCTTTGATGCACTAGCCTGCGGACAGACCGTGTATCGAAGAGCGACTCCGGCTGACTCAAAAAGGATCGAGGTCAAAAATGCAATAGCGTCGGCCGTTCCAACCAGCTTCTTCATCGTCTAGCCTCCACTTGTCATGGAAACAACTATGAAAAGGCACGCATGGTTTTAGAGCCACAATAACGCGATGGATTGCTGCGAAATTCTCAAATCAGGAGAATTATCGTCCGAAGAAGGGTGGTCTGGAGTCTCGGATGGACGAGAAAAGGCGGGTCTCCGCTATTGATGGCGGCCCCTATAGTTAACAATGAGGCATTCGGCAGGGTTCCAATCGTCATGCTCTTGCTTTGAGCTGACATCTTCTCCGGAGGATTGGCTATGTGGGGTCGTGGGCCTTGAACAAGAAGGGTGAGGCAATGACAACAATGGGCTGAGATTGATGCATGGTCGAGCACACCGAGACGATCGTGAGTACCTGCGGAAAGCTTCGCAGAGTCGTGCGAGCAACTGTGAGTCACATGACGCTTTTCGCCTTGCTCCCCAACCATACGGCAAGAACATCTGAGAGCCACATTTGTCACCATGAGGGCAATATACGGCACGAGTATCGCGTATCCGAGGATTCTCATTGTTGCCGATGCTCTCATCCGTCGACTCTTGTTGGCCACGTTTCCTTTACAAAAAGGATAGGAGATTATGATATTGATGTCAACTGTTACTTGAGAAAAGTTATCAAGAATAAGCGGTTCGCCCACCCTGTCGTTGCAAAAAAAGCATTCTGAGGAGCGTATTAGAAGTCGATAGTACTCAGATCTTCTCATTATGTTAGAGCGAGATTGTTTATATGATCAGTCATGAACAGTATGAATTGCGTTGACTTTTCGCTAAAAACTGGCATCCTAAAATATATTGCAAGGGGCGTCCACCTCACATGAACGTAAGGTGATTTTTGAAAGACAAAGGGGAGTATCATGATGAAACGTTTCTCAGCTAGCATTGTTCTGGTGATTCTGCTTGTGACGGTTATGCTGGTTTCCGGAACTGTCGTCCTGGCCGCGGACGTGACCGGGGAAGGGCGAACTAAGCCTCACATCAACTGCTGCTTCCAGGACGGCCAATGCCTCAAAACCAGGAAAGACAATTGCGCTCTTAAGAAAGGCATTGTCGTGCAGGATTGTAGCGAGTGCCCTGGCGTGTGGGGCAAAGGCAAGAAAGAGAAATAGACTTTCGGAAACGGATAGCAGCACGAGCAGGTGCCCTATCCGTTTTTTCTCTACCAATCCGTGATTTTTCCAATCCTGCGAGCATGCTTTCCTGGAGATGCTCGTCCGCTCGATCTTTCCCTCTAATCTTACACGTCTGATCCTGTTTGTCCCTCCTGCTTTGAACGCCGATGATCGTATAGATGATCATTGCAGCACGTGGTATTCAGGACCGTCATCAAGACGCAATGCGACGGACTCACTGGAGATTTGTTATAAAAATAGCCATATTTCAATGTATTGATAAGAATACCTCCAGTATATATAATCCTATTTCTAAGTTATAAATCTAATTATTTGAAGCAATAGTCATTTTTGCCTTGACATTCTCTGAGCCCCCTGTAAAAGGGCTGTCAGAAACTTCACTCGGGAGGGCGGGTATGTTGAGAAGGACCCAAACGCTATTGGTATGCCAAATTCTCGTGATCGCATTCGTGGCGCTGTCTGCTCACGCTGGAAACCCCACACAACCTTCTTTTCAAGCCGACGGGGGTGTTGCTCTGGTGACTTCCGCCACCTCACACGCCTCAGGCTCGCAAATCGCCTCAAAACAAATTGTGAAATGTCGTCCCGCCATTGAACAGCATTTAGCGGCCCGGCTCTTCGACAGGCACTCAAGTTCGGCAACATCAGAGCACGGGTTGGAGTGTGCCCTTCTTGAGCACCCCACGAAAGGATGGGAATTGGGTGGAGATGTTTTCTTTGCAAGAACAAAAGGCAAGGTGCGTTTCTCCAGAGGAATGACCGGGGGATATTATGGTTTGGACGATGTGGATCTTAATGCTGATATGGGGCTTGACGACCATGGTGCGATGGGTTCGTTCATGGCAATGTACAAGTTTAAATCGAAATGGGCACTTCGATATTCTGTTATGCCCATGATGATGATGGGGTCAGGACAGCCGGGAAAATCCTTTGTGTTTGGAAATTCTCAATACACAACGGGCCAAAGAGTGAACATAGAATGGGAACGTCTGGAACAACGTCTGGGACTTGTTTACGATGCTGTTCACACCCATTCCTCCAGAATTAGCCTTTTCGGTGATTACGTTAGGATAAACGACCGGATAAAGCTCATGCAAATGCAAATGGGAATGGGCGGCGACGTCATGGACAATGATTTGAACATGGCCATGGCAGGCCTGGAATTCGAGAAATGTCTGAAATCCACTCGCACAAAGGCAGTTCTCTCTTTGGCGTGCAAAGCCAGCGGGGCTTTCCTGGACGATGCCGTCGGTGGTGAGGCCGAAACCGCCTTGAAATACAGCATACCAATGAACAACGGCCGATGGGGATTCGTAAAAGGTGGTTACAGGTATGTGACATACAAGAAGAAATCTGATGATGCCCGGGTATTCGATATGGCGATGGAAGGAGGTTTTCTCCAGATGGGCCTGGTTTTCTAATCGAACCGGACAAACACCATTTATTGTTCTTTGAGGCCCCCCCTCCTTCTTAGCTCGACCGCGCTGTACCTGATTCCCAGCTCTGCAGTGGTCGGGCTTTCTTTTGGGTGCATTTTCCCGATGAATCAGCTCACAACCGGCTTCAATCACCTTTTCACCCCATCCAGTTTTGTGCCATCTAGATTGGCCCCATTCAAATTTGCTCCAGACAGGTCCGAATCCGTGATATCGGCTCCTTGCAGGTTGGCTCCAGACAGATCTGCGCCGGACAGGTCACTTCCCGGCAGGTATGCTCCTGTTAGATTAGCCGCGGATAAATTGGCTCCCGAAAGGTGGGCTCCGGATAGGTCAGTAAAGGACAGGTCCACTCTGGACAGATTAGCTCCGTTCAATCTCGCTCCGCTCAGGATTGCTCCGGATAAATCGGCTCCGGAAAGGTCTGCGCCCGAAAGATCGGCCCTGGAAAAATCCACAGCAGACAACGCTGCCTTCTTAAGCTTTGCACCAAACAGGTCTGCGCCTGAAAGATCGGCGAACGGCAGAAGCGCTTTCGAAAGATTTGCCCCCGACAGAATTGCTCTGGACAAGTCAGCCTGAGAGAGATTGGCTTTAGAAAGATCGGCACCACACAAGTTGGCTCCGCACAAGTTCGCTTGAGTGAGGTTGATCTCCACGAGTTTTGCAGCCGCTAACCTGGCGCCCAATAGACCTGCACAGGAAGCATTTGCGTTAGACAGATTGGCCCTATCCAGTTTGGCCACTGTTAGATGTGCTCGATCCAGACTGGCTCCAGACAAATTCGCCTCCGACAGGTCTGCTGAGCTCAGTTTTGCATTGGATAAATTAGCGAAGGACAAGTCTTCGCCAGACAATTGAGCCAGCGTTAGATCCACCCCAGCATCTATAGCGGATTCTATCAATTCCTTGACAGAGTTTGCCTCTCCGCTGAATATGCATTCATTCGCGCCCGCACCCAGACCCTTTATGTTAATCTTTTTGGGCATTTTCACTCCTATTGCTGTTGAACTCCGCTGACTCCGTTGTTAAACCGGTACTCGTGTGAGACATCCGGAAACATGAAAATTTCCAAGCGACTCAGCAATCAGGCAATTTAAGGTCCGCAATCGCATGTCGTTTAGGCTG
The sequence above is a segment of the Desulfomonile tiedjei DSM 6799 genome. Coding sequences within it:
- a CDS encoding efflux RND transporter periplasmic adaptor subunit; the protein is MNDTVSISKKTLKRVLLGSLIVVVALAIYLIKGSGHEQAPTESQTKSSQTGQQTQSPASGGHAHGLPARVESTGGGPVRYAMSEEAKMLAQVQTTEVKREKAVKKLRMVGMVIDAETRVATLTARIDGRLDEVFIDFTGVKVNKGDPMVTIWSPTLIKSQVELFESIRSRDVEGVIRGAEEKLKQYGMTDEQVKRIRESMKSELYVTLRAPISGIVMKKMAVLGQFVKEGQDMFVINDLSHVWVKLDAYEPDLPWIRYGQEVTFTTPSFPGKTFKGKVIFIEPVLEMETRTVKVRVDAENPDYELKPHMFVNAELEAEIDDQGRVIKPEWVGKYICPFDPKEVSDVPGTCPKTKQPLQPATAYGYSGVENPHLPLVVPETAVLFTGRRSLVYVEVPNQDQPTYEQRDVVLGPRAGNKYVISDGLKEGERVVVNGNFEIDSSVQISGQPSMMSPAEPEKATPSAREAISEEPEPQEDHAGHGTPEKEPKAPVEKAPEADPHSAHGKEGQ
- a CDS encoding bifunctional serine/threonine-protein kinase/formylglycine-generating enzyme family protein; translation: MNSTTTRTTSGTKESVSATTSSRTKKPLLKVGTVLNEKWEILQHIATGGKGEVYRARQTNLNREVVVKIVSVEYLAEFGDDPEEVNTEIQRFHREALAMAQIRHPYVAQVYDQDAAVISKNGEEITVQYVVMEYVPGGRTLRHTMPFEGYRDERDLRQWIRTYFLPIFDGLETVHALGIVHRDMKPENVLLDGQTPKIIDFGIAGGPAWSQLTKSHHVEGTITYMAPEQFMDLAETDGRADVYALGKMLYEAVQGKMVDSKTACPLKGVCLANPSTPFLKELDPIIQQATAEDKEKRIPSVSALRESLERLLEKTEASERPLFRGLHRKQIIAIIVVLFIIVAVSNIYHHFIMTHEVSMPSHVSTPEVTQPTESEKTSERAIPEYEPAVPTLTAKDGTIMHLVPAGQVKLPSYVGAEGGKVVEVPPFYIDETEVTNFKYVEFLNQVLSKVEVKDGIVRVDGQPWLVLGPVYSGYEPIVYRNGRFLLQDEGGASHPVVKVTGFGAAAYATFYGERLPTETEWLRAASRPEDALKKPTQTSADPARDTDNLEKEMEAWAGAFKEETSSGDASPERSRSISPKNEGLPDSSENQGASTIPYPVLSFEPNVDGIRGLMRNVSEWGVRLGVAPNAKPQFVVLGGMRGTMLAGSTPIPGIAQDPSMAFEDVGFRCAKNIDESGR
- a CDS encoding Stp1/IreP family PP2C-type Ser/Thr phosphatase codes for the protein MRIGHKTVPGKHRSTNEDNLFVDSNVGLFIVADGMGGHNAGEVASRIAVDVTVKSVLEGLSAGKEAEQTVRDAFSNANRSIYDKSLNNPAWEEMGTTLLVALINAYEVIIGHIGDTRAYLIRNGRIEQLTDDHTFVSEWLKEGLITKEEARSHHARHGLTEAVGITDEVEPEVAVWPWDGNTCLLLCSDGLTDVLEDKEILAIVETSSEPQPACDSLVSAAQLGRGQDDITVILICN
- a CDS encoding pentapeptide repeat-containing protein: MPKKINIKGLGAGANECIFSGEANSVKELIESAIDAGVDLTLAQLSGEDLSFANLSNAKLSSADLSEANLSGASLDRAHLTVAKLDRANLSNANASCAGLLGARLAAAKLVEINLTQANLCGANLCGADLSKANLSQADLSRAILSGANLSKALLPFADLSGADLFGAKLKKAALSAVDFSRADLSGADLSGADLSGAILSGARLNGANLSRVDLSFTDLSGAHLSGANLSAANLTGAYLPGSDLSGADLSGANLQGADITDSDLSGANLNGANLDGTKLDGVKR